A DNA window from Pleurodeles waltl isolate 20211129_DDA chromosome 12, aPleWal1.hap1.20221129, whole genome shotgun sequence contains the following coding sequences:
- the LOC138268152 gene encoding chymotrypsin-like protease CTRL-1, which produces MAALLVLVGLALLGSTYGCGVPAIPPKVSNYNRIVNGETAVPGSWPWQVSLQDGSGFHFCGASLISQYWVVTAAHCNVNRNHRVILGEHDRSSNAEQIQVKSIALTVTHPNWNPRTMNNDITLLKLSSPATLNSRVSPVCLAEPSDVLPQGIKCVTTGWGRTSGTTNASPARLQQVALPLVTVTQCKQYWGTQITEAMICAGASGVSSCQGDSGGPLVCQKGSAWNLIGIVSWGTQNCNVRAPAMYARVTYLRSWIDRVVASN; this is translated from the exons ATGGCGGCACTTCTGGTTCTCGTCGGCTTGGCCCTGCTTGGCAGCACATATG GCTGTGGAGTTCCCGCCATCCCACCAAAAGTGAGCAACTACAACAGAATAGTGAACGGCGAGACTGCGGTGCCTGGATCCTGGCCCTGGCAGGTGTCCCTTCAG GATGGCAGTGGTTTCCATTTCTGCGGTGCATCCCTTATCAGCCAGTACTGGGTCGTCACAGCTGCTCACTGCAATGTGAA TCGCAACCATCGGGTTATCCTTGGTGAACACGACCGTTCCTCAAATGCTGAGCAGATTCAAGTCAAGTCCATTGCCTTG ACCGTCACTCACCCCAACTGGAACCCCAGAACCATGAACAATGACATCACCCTGCTGAAGCTCTCCTCTCCAGCCACTCTGAATTCACGTGTTTCACCCGTGTGTCTAGCAGAACCAAGTGATGTTCTCCCACAGGGGATCAAGTGTGTCACCACCGGCTGGGGACGCACAAGTGGCACTA cCAACGCAAGTCCTGCCCGGCTGCAGCAAGTGGCACTTCCACTGGTCACAGTAACTCAGTGCAAGCAATACTGGGGCACCCAGATCACTGAAGCCATGATCTGTGCTGGGGCATCGGGGGTCTCTTCCTGCCAG GGTGACTCTggtggccccttggtgtgccagAAAGGATCAGCCTGGAACCTCATTGGCATTGTCTCCTGGGGAACACAAAACTGTAATGTGAGGGCACCTGCCATGTATGCCCGTGTGACCTACCTGCGTAGCTGGATCGACAGAGTTGTTGCCTCCAACTAA